In Bosea sp. Tri-49, a genomic segment contains:
- a CDS encoding HlyD family secretion protein: MLELLVCALFTIVPDYLYRRYGQGKRLGKEITFYSVWFELRWGIVTCVMLTVGLITVIFYNHPSTSSATVFFRSVPIVPEINGRVAQVHVGYSAKVEKGAPIFTLDSKSQEAAVEAARRKIAEVEATLVVAKADILAFDGKIQEARSALQQALDELQTKRELKRRNDDIVATREIERLENIVAGREAAVASATASQAAAQTKIVTLLPAERASAEAALAQAEVELGKTVVRAGFTGHVEQFTLRAGDIVNPFMRPAGTIIPAEAGRVGLQAGFNQIEAQVIKVGMVAEATCVSKPWTVIPMVVTGVQDFIAAGQVRSGEQLIDAQQVVRPGTILAYLEPLHPGGLDGVTPGSSCIANAYTSNHDVIAAKDTSTFRRIVLHAVDAVGLVHALLLRIQAQVLPIRTLVLSGH; encoded by the coding sequence ATGCTTGAGCTTCTCGTCTGCGCGCTCTTCACCATCGTTCCGGATTACCTCTACCGCCGATACGGCCAGGGCAAGCGGCTGGGCAAGGAGATCACGTTCTATTCGGTCTGGTTCGAACTGCGCTGGGGCATCGTCACCTGCGTCATGCTGACGGTCGGCCTGATCACGGTGATCTTCTACAACCATCCGTCGACGAGCAGCGCCACGGTGTTCTTCCGGAGCGTGCCGATCGTGCCGGAGATCAATGGCCGCGTCGCGCAGGTCCATGTCGGTTACAGCGCGAAGGTCGAAAAGGGCGCGCCGATCTTCACGCTCGACAGCAAGAGCCAGGAGGCGGCCGTCGAGGCCGCTCGGCGCAAGATCGCCGAGGTCGAGGCGACGCTGGTTGTCGCGAAGGCCGATATCCTCGCTTTTGACGGCAAGATCCAGGAGGCGAGGAGCGCGCTGCAGCAGGCACTCGACGAACTGCAGACCAAGCGCGAGTTGAAGCGGCGCAACGACGACATCGTCGCGACCCGCGAAATCGAGCGGCTGGAGAACATCGTGGCCGGCCGCGAGGCCGCGGTTGCGTCCGCGACGGCCTCGCAGGCGGCGGCCCAGACAAAGATCGTGACGCTGCTGCCGGCCGAGCGCGCCAGCGCTGAGGCGGCGTTGGCGCAGGCCGAGGTGGAGTTGGGCAAGACCGTGGTGCGGGCCGGCTTTACCGGGCATGTCGAGCAATTCACGTTGCGGGCCGGCGATATCGTCAACCCCTTCATGCGTCCGGCCGGGACCATCATTCCGGCAGAGGCCGGCCGGGTCGGATTACAGGCCGGCTTCAACCAGATCGAGGCGCAGGTGATCAAGGTCGGCATGGTCGCCGAGGCCACGTGCGTCTCGAAGCCGTGGACGGTGATCCCGATGGTGGTGACAGGTGTGCAGGACTTCATCGCCGCCGGCCAGGTCCGCAGCGGCGAACAACTGATCGACGCACAGCAGGTAGTACGCCCGGGCACGATCTTGGCCTATCTCGAGCCGCTCCACCCGGGCGGGCTGGACGGAGTGACGCCGGGTTCGAGCTGCATCGCCAATGCCTACACCAGCAATCACGATGTGATCGCAGCAAAGGATACCAGCACCTTCCGGCGCATCGTCCTGCATGCGGTGGACGCGGTCGGGCTGGTGCATGCCCTGCTCCTGCGCATTCAGGCGCAAGTGCTGCCGATCAGGACCCTCGTCCTCAGCGGCCACTAA
- a CDS encoding alpha/beta hydrolase, translating into MAVLGAGCGTRPETGFLTPVAAIDAEGTAHTILVATTRKRDERPGTFFGGERATPLDFARIEVSVPRGHQSGEIEWASTAPGNAQTDFVVRRAGYLDGEKAFVRSLNAQLAARPRGNRKVMLFIHGYNTMFAEGLYRFAQVVHDAKSPAVPVLFTWASRGELTQYVYDNNSATTARDDLERTIRLIFASDAEEVNILAHSMGNWVTVEALRQIKISGGLAQISKLGNLVLAAPDIDVDVFKSQMRRFGKPRKPFFIVLSKDDKALSASRFIAGGQERLGAGSNAAELAALGAVVIDLSDVAATDSSNHGKFAQLAAIAPQLERALAQGVDRKPGAAQEAVGDSLSAVVSLPIKILGLPLRIIAQ; encoded by the coding sequence GTGGCGGTGCTCGGAGCAGGTTGCGGCACCCGGCCGGAGACTGGCTTCCTCACCCCGGTCGCAGCTATTGACGCAGAGGGGACGGCCCACACGATCCTGGTTGCGACGACCCGCAAGCGGGATGAGCGGCCGGGCACCTTCTTCGGCGGCGAGCGCGCAACGCCCCTCGATTTCGCCAGGATCGAGGTATCAGTGCCCCGCGGGCACCAGTCGGGCGAAATCGAATGGGCCTCGACGGCGCCGGGGAACGCACAGACCGATTTCGTCGTTCGCCGCGCCGGCTATCTCGACGGGGAGAAGGCGTTCGTCCGATCGCTCAATGCGCAGCTCGCCGCGCGTCCGCGCGGCAACCGCAAGGTGATGCTGTTCATCCACGGCTACAACACGATGTTCGCCGAGGGGCTCTACCGTTTCGCCCAGGTCGTTCACGACGCCAAATCGCCCGCCGTGCCGGTGCTGTTTACCTGGGCGTCGCGCGGTGAGCTGACGCAGTACGTCTATGACAACAACAGTGCGACGACGGCGCGCGACGATCTCGAACGGACCATCCGCCTGATCTTCGCGAGCGACGCCGAAGAGGTGAATATCCTGGCCCATTCGATGGGCAACTGGGTCACCGTTGAGGCCCTTCGGCAGATCAAGATCTCCGGCGGGCTGGCGCAGATCAGCAAGCTCGGTAACCTCGTGCTCGCGGCGCCGGATATCGACGTCGATGTCTTCAAGTCGCAGATGCGGCGCTTCGGCAAGCCCAGGAAGCCTTTCTTCATCGTCCTGTCGAAAGACGATAAGGCGCTCAGCGCCTCGCGCTTCATCGCTGGAGGCCAGGAGCGTCTCGGTGCCGGGAGCAACGCGGCGGAGCTCGCCGCACTCGGCGCCGTCGTCATCGATCTGTCGGACGTTGCGGCAACGGACTCGTCTAATCACGGAAAGTTCGCTCAGCTCGCAGCAATCGCACCGCAATTGGAGCGCGCATTGGCACAGGGCGTCGATAGGAAGCCCGGCGCCGCTCAGGAGGCAGTGGGAGACTCCCTGAGCGCGGTCGTTTCGCTACCGATCAAGATCCTCGGTCTCCCACTGAGGATCATCGCGCAATAG
- a CDS encoding mechanosensitive ion channel family protein: MAGLAAWLYSCFLLCTVAGFVPPAFAQAPQPPAGIGKEQFDALVDAISDAVVRKLDARQTEKGAPAPRAAPATVPDADVEGRVGEFVAHSRQALAAFPELAERLIALPALISESGGGRSLPAFLALLLASALAALGAERGIWAVFGTLRQRLNANAAGRRGLAAMIPLISLLAIDVLAIGAVWLVSYGAIGIWFSHASGQDKLAVGILAGIFAWRLYVLLFRLVLRPGLPGARLADMDDENAATVCRRISLLILVIGSLRIVIRLLIATQAPPEAVAAGQLLATTIGVSLAIATAAASRAPMARWFATLSQSQEQRSFGRRLGLNWLYVAIPLFVFLGLTQIYGAVSIRYTVPNAVLLTLNALIVLISLQTLVRYLTRPDGEAPTATDSLPSSAPQPRRVLDVVLRCLRVAILIGVIAIVAQSWIVDVFGLVDAQGWRALTRSSLATGITLFLAFVAWELIDFVTRRHTPVATSAGPHAGEEANMGSSRLATLLPLLRVVLAVTISVIALLIVLSELGVNIGPLLAGASVFGLAISFGSQALVRDIVSGVFYLSDDAFRVGEYIDCGKAKGSVEGFTLRSIRLRHQNGQIHTIPFGQLGQITNFSRDWATVKFNLRFKRDTDLEKLRKTVKKIGDEMQQDPEFKDEFFAPLRMQGVADILDNALLVRFKFTVRPVQPSYVQRMAVKKMVATFPTVGIAFADSMVAVQTLAGADASTAAAAASAAHARSRPEADLLPNPSS, translated from the coding sequence ATGGCGGGCTTGGCTGCGTGGCTCTATAGCTGCTTCCTGCTGTGCACGGTCGCGGGCTTCGTGCCTCCCGCTTTCGCCCAGGCACCTCAACCTCCGGCCGGCATCGGCAAGGAGCAGTTCGACGCTCTGGTCGATGCGATCAGCGATGCCGTCGTTCGCAAACTAGACGCCCGTCAGACCGAGAAAGGCGCCCCAGCCCCGCGCGCTGCTCCGGCCACTGTTCCGGATGCTGATGTCGAGGGCCGCGTCGGCGAATTCGTCGCACACAGCCGACAGGCGCTCGCCGCCTTTCCCGAGCTTGCGGAGCGCCTGATCGCGCTACCCGCGCTAATCAGCGAGTCGGGCGGCGGGCGCAGCCTCCCCGCCTTCCTGGCCTTGCTGCTCGCATCCGCGCTGGCTGCGCTCGGCGCCGAACGCGGCATCTGGGCCGTCTTCGGAACGCTTCGACAGCGGCTGAACGCAAATGCGGCGGGGCGACGCGGCCTTGCGGCGATGATCCCCCTGATCAGTCTTCTAGCGATCGATGTCCTGGCGATCGGCGCGGTCTGGCTCGTCAGCTACGGCGCCATCGGAATCTGGTTCTCCCACGCGAGCGGGCAGGACAAATTGGCTGTCGGGATTCTCGCCGGCATCTTCGCCTGGCGCCTTTATGTGTTGCTGTTCCGTCTTGTCCTGCGTCCCGGGCTTCCCGGTGCCCGCCTTGCCGATATGGACGACGAGAATGCGGCAACGGTCTGCCGCCGAATTTCGTTGCTGATCCTTGTGATCGGCTCGCTGCGCATTGTGATCCGTCTGCTGATCGCGACGCAGGCCCCGCCGGAAGCCGTCGCCGCCGGCCAGCTTCTGGCAACGACGATCGGCGTGAGCCTCGCCATCGCGACGGCGGCGGCATCGCGCGCGCCGATGGCGCGCTGGTTCGCCACCCTGTCGCAGAGCCAGGAGCAGCGGAGCTTCGGGCGCCGCCTTGGCCTGAACTGGCTTTATGTAGCGATTCCACTGTTCGTTTTCTTGGGGTTGACCCAGATCTACGGCGCCGTCAGCATCCGTTACACCGTGCCCAATGCGGTCCTGCTGACACTGAACGCGCTCATCGTTCTGATCAGCCTGCAGACCCTCGTGCGGTATCTCACGCGTCCGGACGGCGAGGCGCCTACCGCAACGGACTCTCTGCCTTCATCGGCGCCGCAGCCGCGGCGGGTGCTCGACGTTGTGCTGCGCTGCCTGCGCGTCGCGATCCTGATCGGCGTCATCGCGATCGTGGCACAGAGTTGGATCGTGGACGTTTTCGGGTTGGTTGATGCTCAGGGTTGGCGGGCACTGACGCGCTCTTCACTAGCGACCGGGATCACTCTGTTCTTGGCCTTTGTGGCCTGGGAGCTCATCGATTTCGTCACCCGCCGCCATACTCCGGTCGCGACGAGCGCGGGCCCCCACGCGGGGGAAGAAGCCAACATGGGGAGTTCGCGGCTCGCCACCCTACTCCCCTTGCTGCGCGTCGTCCTTGCAGTCACGATCAGCGTGATTGCGCTGCTGATCGTGCTATCGGAGCTGGGCGTGAACATCGGCCCGCTACTGGCCGGCGCCTCGGTTTTCGGGCTAGCCATCTCGTTCGGAAGCCAGGCGCTCGTGCGCGATATCGTTTCGGGTGTCTTCTATCTCAGCGACGACGCCTTCCGGGTCGGCGAATACATTGATTGCGGCAAAGCCAAGGGATCGGTCGAGGGTTTCACCCTGCGCTCGATCCGCCTGCGCCATCAGAATGGGCAGATCCACACCATCCCCTTCGGGCAGCTCGGCCAGATCACCAATTTCAGCCGCGACTGGGCGACTGTGAAATTCAACCTGCGCTTCAAGCGCGACACCGATCTCGAAAAGCTGCGCAAAACGGTGAAGAAGATCGGCGACGAGATGCAGCAGGACCCGGAATTCAAGGACGAGTTCTTCGCTCCCCTGCGCATGCAGGGCGTCGCCGACATCCTCGACAATGCGCTCCTCGTCCGCTTCAAATTCACGGTTCGCCCGGTTCAGCCCAGCTATGTCCAGCGCATGGCGGTGAAGAAGATGGTCGCGACATTCCCCACAGTCGGCATCGCGTTCGCCGATTCCATGGTGGCCGTTCAGACCCTGGCAGGCGCCGACGCCTCGACCGCAGCCGCGGCCGCCTCGGCGGCGCATGCCCGCTCGCGACCGGAAGCTGATTTGCTTCCCAATCCGTCTTCCTAA
- a CDS encoding autotransporter outer membrane beta-barrel domain-containing protein, translating to MLHRNTTISLRLALLLGVSVTAFAAGSPALTQAAEWLGATGDFNLNSNWTGGAVPTNGTATFTNSPTAVRNVTVTTDNLITSIQYNSNALAYTLSMTPNHSLVVQAITNNSSVEQTLIAAAGGAIAIGGTVTGATTLIATVGSFVIFSGPSVSAAGSRFIGQGGSLSANTLSIGSIEGNGSIDFGALSVGSLNSDTTYAGRIDIGVILTKVGTGALTLSGANVHAGGTTIGAGSIVAANDAAFGTGLVTLNGGTLSTTGARTIGNNISLTSSSAIRVLDTTATFSGAIATGGHALSLEGSGNGTISGAISGSGTVTKSGTGTFTLSGVNSYTGATLVNAGTLLAGAAGSLAPSSALTLATGASLDLNGFNQAIGSIAGAGAVTLGAATLSTGSDNGGTTFAGVLSGTGSLTKVGTGAFTLAGANTYTGATMVTGGVLIVNGSIASSSGVTVAAGATLGGSGQLPSLTVNGTLAPGNSPGTLTVNGNLVLGAGSLYLAEVQGAVSDRINVSGTAALGGTLRIVPLGGAYLFSTPYTLLAAAGGRSGTFGTVDTTGSFGDGVTSAVSYTSNDVQLTLTPKPLAPIIDPVVPPFVPSAPSPRLGVGRPANAYAVASAIDAAVANGADPSGLFGIYNLPATAIPAAVNQLSGEVHTAAPAVANSAAGQFLGTMLDGSETGRLAGSQNGPGGAAGFTADLPSRQGGPGRSTLDPTRFSLWGATFSSTGRNDGDRAVGSANRNLSDAHLAVGVDIRLGSNTVAGIAVAGGQSRASLSGSLGKAEADVFQAGLHGRTTLGTVNLAAALGYARLDTDTTRAIPALGRTGVTASYATQAWSGRVEASLPVANWGGLTLSPLAAFQAVRASSPVAIEGDGTGAAAGALTLAGRSDMTSRSELGLQLDANLLAGATPVTGFVRAAWAHYYQRDADLAASLNGLPGASFAAIGARADRNTALLAAGADIRLSQSVSLGMRVDSELSGNTRRIGGTAQLRVRF from the coding sequence ATGCTCCATCGCAATACGACTATCTCTTTGCGTCTCGCGCTGCTGCTCGGGGTCAGTGTCACGGCTTTTGCCGCCGGCTCTCCGGCTCTCACCCAGGCTGCCGAATGGCTGGGCGCCACGGGCGACTTCAACCTCAATTCGAACTGGACTGGCGGAGCGGTGCCGACAAACGGCACAGCGACCTTCACCAACAGCCCCACGGCGGTGCGAAATGTCACTGTCACAACCGACAATTTGATCACGTCAATCCAATACAACAGCAACGCGCTCGCCTACACACTGTCGATGACCCCGAACCATTCTTTGGTTGTACAGGCCATCACCAATAATTCGAGCGTCGAGCAGACGCTGATCGCGGCAGCGGGTGGGGCGATTGCGATCGGCGGCACGGTTACCGGCGCGACGACGCTCATTGCAACAGTAGGTAGCTTCGTCATTTTCAGCGGTCCCAGCGTCTCGGCTGCGGGCTCGCGGTTCATCGGCCAGGGCGGGAGTTTATCCGCAAACACGCTGTCGATCGGTTCGATTGAAGGCAATGGCTCCATAGACTTCGGTGCGCTGTCGGTTGGCAGCCTGAATTCGGACACCACCTATGCCGGCAGGATCGATATTGGGGTGATCCTCACCAAGGTCGGTACCGGCGCGTTGACCCTGTCAGGCGCCAATGTCCATGCCGGCGGTACGACGATCGGTGCCGGCTCGATCGTCGCGGCCAATGACGCGGCCTTTGGCACCGGTTTGGTCACGCTGAATGGCGGCACGCTGTCGACCACGGGTGCGCGCACCATCGGCAACAACATCTCCCTGACCAGCTCCAGCGCGATCCGTGTGCTGGACACGACCGCGACCTTCAGCGGCGCGATCGCTACGGGCGGCCATGCGCTCAGCCTCGAAGGCTCCGGAAACGGCACCATCAGCGGCGCCATCTCGGGCTCGGGCACTGTCACCAAGAGCGGAACGGGCACGTTCACACTCTCGGGCGTCAACAGCTACACCGGCGCGACCTTGGTCAATGCCGGCACCCTGCTGGCTGGGGCTGCGGGCAGCCTCGCACCGAGCTCGGCCCTCACCCTTGCGACCGGTGCCTCGCTCGATCTCAATGGCTTCAACCAGGCGATCGGCTCGATTGCGGGCGCAGGCGCGGTGACCCTGGGCGCAGCGACGCTAAGCACGGGCTCGGACAATGGTGGCACGACGTTCGCGGGCGTGCTCTCGGGCACAGGTTCGCTGACCAAGGTCGGTACAGGCGCCTTCACGCTCGCGGGCGCCAACACCTATACCGGCGCGACCATGGTCACCGGCGGCGTCCTGATCGTGAACGGCTCGATCGCATCGTCTTCCGGGGTGACGGTCGCCGCCGGCGCGACGTTGGGCGGCTCGGGGCAACTGCCGTCGCTGACGGTCAACGGCACGCTGGCGCCGGGCAACTCGCCGGGCACGCTGACGGTCAACGGCAACCTGGTGCTGGGGGCGGGCTCGCTTTACCTCGCCGAAGTGCAGGGCGCCGTCTCCGACCGGATCAACGTCAGCGGCACGGCCGCGCTGGGCGGCACGCTGCGGATCGTGCCGCTGGGCGGCGCCTATCTGTTCTCGACGCCTTATACGCTGCTCGCGGCAGCGGGCGGGCGCAGTGGCACCTTCGGCACGGTCGACACGACCGGCTCCTTCGGCGACGGCGTCACTAGCGCGGTGAGCTACACCAGCAACGACGTGCAGTTGACGCTGACGCCGAAGCCGCTTGCGCCGATCATCGACCCCGTCGTCCCGCCTTTCGTCCCGTCCGCTCCATCGCCACGACTTGGCGTCGGCCGCCCGGCTAATGCTTATGCGGTCGCCTCGGCCATCGATGCCGCGGTTGCCAATGGCGCAGACCCCTCGGGTCTTTTTGGAATCTACAACCTGCCGGCTACCGCGATCCCCGCCGCCGTGAACCAGCTCTCGGGCGAGGTCCATACCGCAGCGCCAGCCGTGGCCAACAGCGCGGCTGGCCAGTTCCTCGGCACCATGCTCGACGGCTCGGAGACAGGCCGCCTCGCCGGTTCCCAGAACGGCCCCGGCGGCGCTGCCGGCTTCACCGCCGACTTGCCCTCAAGGCAGGGCGGCCCAGGTCGTTCGACCTTGGATCCGACGCGTTTCTCGCTTTGGGGCGCAACCTTCAGCTCGACTGGACGCAATGACGGCGACCGGGCGGTGGGCTCGGCGAACCGCAACCTCTCCGATGCTCATCTCGCGGTCGGCGTCGACATCCGGCTCGGCTCCAACACGGTCGCGGGCATCGCGGTCGCGGGCGGCCAATCGCGCGCCTCGCTTTCGGGCAGTCTCGGCAAGGCCGAGGCCGATGTCTTCCAGGCTGGCCTCCATGGCCGCACCACGCTGGGCACCGTCAACCTTGCCGCCGCACTCGGTTATGCCAGGCTCGACACCGACACCACCCGTGCCATTCCCGCGCTCGGTCGCACGGGCGTCACCGCCTCCTACGCGACGCAGGCCTGGAGCGGCCGGGTCGAAGCGAGCCTGCCGGTGGCAAACTGGGGCGGCCTCACTCTTTCGCCACTCGCCGCCTTTCAGGCGGTGCGCGCGAGCAGCCCCGTCGCAATTGAGGGTGACGGAACCGGTGCCGCCGCCGGCGCGCTGACGCTGGCGGGGCGTTCCGACATGACCAGCCGCAGCGAGCTCGGGCTACAGCTCGACGCCAACCTGCTGGCCGGCGCTACTCCCGTCACCGGCTTCGTGCGCGCCGCCTGGGCGCATTATTACCAGCGCGACGCCGACCTCGCTGCTTCGCTCAACGGCCTGCCCGGCGCGAGCTTCGCGGCCATCGGTGCCAGGGCGGACCGGAATACGGCGCTTCTCGCCGCCGGCGCCGACATCAGGCTCAGCCAGAGCGTCAGCCTCGGCATGCGCGTCGATTCGGAACTCTCCGGGAACACCCGCCGCATCGGCGGAACCGCGCAATTGAGGGTCAGGTTCTGA
- a CDS encoding metallophosphoesterase has protein sequence MRELKDDSDKRMLPRLRVIQVGDIHLVRTAKTERHLDDKDPRFPSGVRNLMAGSPIKTVFRTLHRLIEQEPIASLLFMGDFAEKGDLPGFEACVRYLAEALQIGSGRRLSALQVGFISGNHDISRDLAAKPGLRTKFLPLQKAMAELGLPSLPIEQPIWLNTTEGNSRIDIALLNSCWGCGAKEFIPEEFRTEISNAINTAISQGLDERATTAYYDRQLDTPAFSNNTVQYLIDAVPKLPGSSLILACAHHNLLPQHMPRLAPYTELVNSGVVRRALLALERPVLYLHGHIHDDPVEIIQTPTGGPLVCISAPEASEGFNVLELVFTQSGLPLTCYLRPWRFDGGVFHERTRRVIPISGSRRKPSDPSLSAIYQKIVAERDCYWHALVGCAKTVGAPEPDGATEEALETLVSDQLITIENYDLDREHWIIRSRL, from the coding sequence TTGAGAGAACTCAAAGACGACAGCGACAAAAGAATGCTGCCAAGGCTGCGGGTAATACAGGTAGGAGACATCCATCTCGTCCGAACGGCGAAGACGGAGCGCCATCTGGACGATAAGGATCCACGCTTTCCGAGCGGGGTTCGCAACCTCATGGCAGGCTCCCCAATCAAGACAGTGTTTCGCACGCTCCATCGACTCATTGAGCAAGAACCCATCGCTTCGCTGTTGTTTATGGGCGATTTCGCCGAAAAGGGAGATCTTCCTGGTTTTGAAGCCTGCGTGCGCTACCTTGCTGAAGCGCTCCAAATCGGATCTGGCCGGCGCCTAAGTGCACTTCAAGTCGGATTCATATCTGGCAATCATGACATTAGCCGCGACCTCGCGGCGAAACCTGGCCTACGTACGAAATTTCTGCCGCTGCAAAAAGCCATGGCGGAGCTGGGCCTGCCAAGCCTTCCGATTGAGCAGCCCATCTGGCTCAACACTACCGAAGGAAACAGTCGAATAGACATTGCTCTTCTTAACAGTTGCTGGGGGTGCGGCGCCAAGGAGTTTATACCAGAAGAGTTCCGCACAGAGATTTCCAACGCTATCAATACTGCAATTAGCCAAGGTCTCGATGAGCGTGCGACCACCGCCTATTACGATCGCCAACTCGATACGCCGGCTTTCAGCAACAACACTGTGCAGTACCTGATCGATGCCGTGCCCAAATTGCCCGGTAGTTCCCTGATATTGGCCTGCGCTCATCACAATCTTCTGCCGCAGCATATGCCACGGCTCGCGCCCTATACCGAGCTAGTCAACTCTGGCGTAGTACGCCGCGCACTTCTCGCCTTGGAAAGACCGGTTCTCTATCTCCATGGTCATATTCATGACGATCCAGTCGAGATAATTCAGACGCCCACGGGAGGGCCTCTTGTCTGCATTTCTGCACCTGAGGCGTCCGAAGGCTTCAACGTTCTAGAGCTCGTCTTCACTCAATCAGGATTGCCGCTAACCTGCTACCTTCGACCCTGGCGCTTCGATGGGGGCGTATTCCACGAACGGACCAGGCGAGTGATTCCGATTAGCGGCAGCCGCCGCAAGCCCTCGGATCCCTCCTTGTCGGCCATTTACCAAAAGATCGTTGCCGAGCGAGACTGCTACTGGCACGCGCTCGTAGGTTGCGCAAAGACAGTTGGAGCACCTGAACCTGATGGGGCCACCGAGGAAGCCCTCGAAACGCTAGTCTCCGACCAGCTCATTACGATCGAGAACTATGATCTCGACCGAGAGCATTGGATCATAAGGTCTAGACTATGA
- a CDS encoding adenylate cyclase, producing the protein MLDGRSIADGTDQARGLPSADDVRAELDRLIASPEFNIPGRAKKFLRYIVEETLAGRAARIKAYTVGTEVFDRDAAFDAQNDPVVRIEAGRLRRALERYYLIAGSADSVTISIPKGGYVPLFELRAARQAAPLAPVSPAPDTASMPPQRRMAWLGAGVVLSSILFIGSALLSGSRDGPKPTIEAPAVSTLAITPFANLGDIPEAKIYAEGLTEEVMSQVARFKELSVLGRETSRNIPPGADAAQIYRTLGARYVLEGSVRAATSQLRVTGRLLDARTGAVLWSQSYDNDLRARDLLTIQNDVAQKVATAIAQPYGIIFQADELRTGAKAPDNLEAYACSLRFYGYRTTLSAQSHGAIRGCLEQAVAANPGYATGWAMLSILYLDEDRFGFNPKPGSSAAIQRATDAARRAIRLDPANVRALQALMMALFFTQQPAEAFEIGERAVALNPNDTELLAELGTRVGQIGAWARGTALLEQALARNPAHSDYYHGVLAHHAYMQRDYRRAEAMIRQASLDKFPLYHFVAAIIYAQLDMKPQAAAAKGEFLRLLPKFFEDWEHEMAKRNYRPEDAIHLAEGARKAGFPLPNRTAAETAFGVASPQH; encoded by the coding sequence ATGCTCGACGGCCGCAGCATCGCCGATGGAACGGATCAGGCGCGGGGGTTGCCTTCGGCAGACGACGTGCGGGCGGAGCTTGACCGGCTCATCGCGAGTCCCGAGTTCAACATCCCGGGCCGGGCCAAGAAATTCCTGCGCTATATTGTCGAGGAAACGCTGGCGGGACGCGCTGCCCGCATCAAGGCTTATACCGTCGGAACGGAGGTCTTCGACCGCGATGCCGCTTTCGATGCCCAGAACGACCCGGTGGTGCGGATCGAGGCCGGGCGACTGCGGCGCGCGCTGGAGCGCTACTATTTGATCGCCGGGTCGGCGGATTCCGTCACCATCTCCATTCCAAAGGGCGGTTACGTGCCGCTTTTCGAGCTGCGTGCCGCCCGCCAGGCCGCACCGTTAGCCCCAGTGTCACCCGCGCCCGACACGGCTTCTATGCCGCCGCAGCGACGTATGGCCTGGCTCGGAGCCGGCGTCGTCCTATCCTCCATTCTGTTCATCGGTAGCGCCCTGTTGAGTGGCTCACGCGACGGTCCCAAGCCGACTATCGAAGCCCCGGCAGTATCGACGCTTGCCATCACGCCGTTCGCCAATCTCGGCGATATCCCGGAGGCGAAGATCTATGCCGAAGGGCTGACCGAGGAGGTCATGAGCCAGGTCGCGCGCTTCAAGGAACTGTCGGTCCTCGGGCGCGAAACCTCTCGGAACATCCCGCCCGGCGCCGATGCCGCGCAGATCTATCGTACGCTTGGTGCCAGATATGTGCTGGAGGGAAGCGTTCGCGCCGCGACTAGTCAGCTGCGCGTTACTGGCCGGCTGCTCGATGCCAGGACTGGGGCAGTGTTGTGGTCGCAGAGCTATGACAACGACCTGCGCGCACGCGATCTCCTCACGATCCAGAACGATGTGGCGCAGAAAGTCGCCACTGCCATTGCGCAACCCTACGGCATCATCTTCCAGGCCGACGAACTACGGACCGGCGCGAAGGCGCCGGACAATCTCGAGGCCTATGCCTGCTCTCTGAGGTTCTACGGCTACCGAACCACACTCTCTGCCCAGAGCCATGGCGCCATCCGCGGCTGCCTTGAACAGGCCGTCGCCGCCAATCCCGGATATGCAACCGGCTGGGCCATGCTATCGATTTTATATCTCGACGAAGACCGCTTCGGCTTTAACCCAAAACCGGGCTCGTCAGCAGCCATTCAGCGCGCGACAGACGCAGCACGCCGCGCGATCCGTCTCGATCCCGCCAATGTGCGTGCGCTTCAGGCGCTCATGATGGCTCTGTTCTTCACCCAGCAACCGGCCGAAGCATTCGAGATTGGCGAGCGGGCTGTGGCCTTGAATCCGAACGACACTGAGTTGCTTGCCGAGCTCGGAACGCGCGTGGGGCAAATCGGCGCCTGGGCCCGCGGCACGGCGCTGCTGGAGCAGGCCCTTGCCCGCAATCCCGCGCATTCGGACTATTATCATGGGGTCCTAGCCCATCACGCCTATATGCAGCGCGATTATCGGCGCGCCGAAGCGATGATCCGGCAAGCAAGCTTGGACAAGTTCCCGCTCTACCATTTCGTCGCCGCCATCATCTACGCCCAGCTCGATATGAAGCCGCAGGCGGCGGCGGCGAAAGGCGAGTTCCTCCGCCTGCTGCCGAAATTCTTCGAGGATTGGGAGCATGAGATGGCCAAGCGCAACTACCGACCGGAAGATGCCATCCACCTGGCCGAAGGCGCGCGGAAAGCCGGCTTTCCGTTGCCGAACAGGACGGCGGCGGAGACCGCTTTCGGGGTGGCTTCTCCGCAGCACTGA